GGTCGCGGTGCGTGCGGGGACTCGCGCGAGCCTCATCACGGCGAAGACCGTCTCGTCGACGGTGGCGCTCCACCTGCCGGACGGGGTCGGTGTCGACCTGCACGCGAGGTCGGTCTCCGGCAGCGTCCTGCTCGACGGGGCGAGCCTCAAGCGCCCGGGCGCGCGGACCGCGCTCGTCGACCATGTCGAGCCGGACGCGACGACGTTCCTCTCGACGAGCACCATCTCGGGCGACGTGGTCATCTCCCGCGGACAGTGACCGTCGGAGGGCGCTCGCTGCACGGGACCAGGCCGGTGCGGTCGTCGGGCTGAGGCGAGGTGCGACCGGACAAGGTCAGACGTCGTCGTCGGGGAGGCCGAGCCACCGGGCCCAGCCGGTGTGGAGCACGAGCCATGCCATGAGGCCGTAGCCGGCCTGGCCCGGGTACGTCGTGCCGCCCGCGGCGAGGTCGGCGAGCCACTGCTCGTGGTTGACCAACGGAGTGAACGTGTCGACGTAGGGGACGCGTCGACGGTTCGCCACGTCGGCGAACGCGGTGGAGAGCTCGCCGATCCGGTCGCGTTCGTGGTCGGCGCCCGGAGGCGGACCGACGACGAACGCCGGGATCCGACGGTCGTCGGCGACGTCGAGGATGTTGGCCAGGTTGAGACGGCTCCGCGCGACGGTGAGCCCGGCAGCGACATCCGCGCGCCCGAGGGCGACGACGATACGGTGATCGATGCGAGGATCGTTGAACGCTCGGCGGTTGAACTCACCCTCCCAGCGTGCGCTCAGTGCTGTGGTGGTCTCGCCGGGCACCGCCAGCGGGAAGATCATCGTCAAGAGCGGCGAGCGTGTCCGTGCGCTCACGCGTCCGAGCCATCCGAGACCCTTCGGATCGCCGACCCCCGCAGCGAGCTCGTCGCCGACCACGCAGATGCGCAGCTGGTCAGGTGCGGGGGTGGTCACGGTGGCTCCCGTTCAGTTCGAGCACGGCCGGGCGTCCGACGGGAGCGCCCTGACCAATTCTCGGACAGTCAGACGCCAGCGGGGTACCGCAACACGCCGAAGCGCGCCACGATACCCCGCAGGTGCGGATGAAGTGTTCCCCTCAGCGGGCGAACGCCCGCTCGACGATCTCAGCCTGCTCGGCCTGGTGCTTCTTCGCAGAACCTGCCGCCGGTGACGCTGACGCGCTGCGGGAGACGACCCGGATCGGGCGCCCGATCGCCTCGGGAGCGTTGAGCGCGACGAACGGCCATGCCCCTTGGTTCTCCGGCTCGTCCTGCACCCACACGACCTCGGCGTTGCCGAACGGCGCGAGCGCCTCGTTGAGCGCGGCGCCCTCGAGGGGGTAGAGCTGCTCGAGCCGGAGGATCGCTGTGCGCGTGTCGCCGGACTTCTCTCGGTGCGCCACGAGGTCGTAGTAGACCTTTCCGGCGCAGATGAGGACGCGGTCGAACGCGTCGCCGCGGGTCGCGCGGGCTGCGGCGGCATCGTCACCGATGACCTCGCGGAACGTGCCGCTGGTGAAGTCCTCGGGAGCGGACGCCGCGGCCTTGAGACGCAGCATCGACTTCGGTGTCATGACGACGAGCGGTCGGCGCGGACGGGCGTAGGCCTGTCGACGCAGGAGGTGGAAGTGCGACGCCGGGGTGCTCGGGAAGGCGACCGTGAGGTTGTCCTCCGCGCACATCTGCAGGAAGCGCTCGACACGTGCCGACGAGTGGTCGGGTCCCTGACCTTCGTAGCCGTGGGGCAGGAGGAGCACGACCGAGGAGTTCTGGCCCCACTTCTGCTCGGCAGAGGAGATGAACTCGTCGATGATGGTCTGGGCACCGTTGACGAAGTCGCCGAACTGCGCCTCCCAGAGCACGAGGGCGTCTGGCCGCTCGACGGAGTATCCGTACTCGAAGCCGAGGGCTGCGTACTCGCTGAGAGAGGAGTCGTAGACCCAGAACTTGCCCTGGTCCCCGGACAGGTAGAGCAGCGGCGTCCACTCAGCACCGGTCTCGCGGTCGTGCATGACCGCGTGACGCTGCACGAAGGTGCCGCGGCGCGAGTCCTGACCGGCGAGGCGGACAGGCGTGCCTTCCATGAGGAGCGAGCCGAACGCGAGGATCTCGCCGTAACCCCAGTCGATACCCCCCTCGCTCGACATCGCGGCGCGCTTCTCGAGGAGCTGGCCCAGCTTCGGGTGGACGGTGAAGCCTTCGGGCGGGTTGATGTGCGCGTGGCCGATGCGGTCGAGCACGGACTGCGTCGTCGACGTGGTCCAGCCGACCATGGTGCCGGCGTCTGCGCGCTGCGACTCGGGTCGTTCGAGACCGGAGACCGGCTCGGAGTCGGCGGGCGGTGTGAAACCGCCCTCCCGGGTCTCGGTGAAGACCCGCTCGAGCTGCGTCTGGTAGTCCT
This sequence is a window from Sanguibacter antarcticus. Protein-coding genes within it:
- a CDS encoding GDSL-type esterase/lipase family protein — its product is MTTPAPDQLRICVVGDELAAGVGDPKGLGWLGRVSARTRSPLLTMIFPLAVPGETTTALSARWEGEFNRRAFNDPRIDHRIVVALGRADVAAGLTVARSRLNLANILDVADDRRIPAFVVGPPPGADHERDRIGELSTAFADVANRRRVPYVDTFTPLVNHEQWLADLAAGGTTYPGQAGYGLMAWLVLHTGWARWLGLPDDDV